CAGTTTTGTTCTTTCCCTCCATCCTTATTtgttatttccttatttttgcTCCTATCCTCCCTCCAGTTCTCCCATTCTTTATAACTTTTTTAAGTATATTTGCTGTTcctattcatttattttgtatttttataataattattgtatatattaccattaaaaattaaaagtattaacAAACAATTGATTGCTTAAAGGAAAGTGGGATTGGTATCCGATTTATACTTGCAGGGAGAATCTTTAGAACAACATCAGCAAAAAAACACACTACCACGCAAACATGGAATGCAAAGTCTTGGGAAAGTGCCTTCGGCACGGCGACCTCCTGCTAATTTGCCTAGTTTAAAAAGTGAACATAGCAGTAACGATCCAGCTGTCAGTCTTGTGCCAAGCGGAGGAAGTGGTTGGGCTACTACCAAAGAGTCAACAACTACCACTACTGCTACAACCACCACGACTGTAACTGCATCAGATACATCCACTGtaattttcgtaaaaatattcgtttgttacataaattttaGACTTCATATTTGTTCAAAAATATCTGTTAAATTATAAAGcagtatatattttctatatataaaaatttattatatttattgttattattctataaattctatatatatgCTATTTTATGCTTTTACTTTCCATATAATTATTAAGGATTACAGAAGTAATTGATgaaataaattactttatttttaggCAAATTCTTCAACAGCACAATGTGTGACAGGAACCATTACGACATCATTACATTCATTACTCCCAGGGCAACAAAATACTTCGCAGTCGTCTTATTCTTCCGATGTAAACAGCAAATCATCATGGAGTGCAATAATGAGCAGATCTGGAGATggtatgtaaagttatatcatAAAAAAGAGCATGTAACATATTTGTTGTTTGATATAAGACTGTTATATGAATATGTGTACAGTTGTATGTACAAAATATGTGTACAATTTTCCCTTTAAATTTTGTTGTATTTGTGATTATTGACatgatttatgtatatataaaaaatccCTGCAATAGATTAATGATATTTATGCAGTATAATATAAGTTAATCATACATTTGGTGTTTAAGCAGGAtgtattttttcttatcttCTCATTTGcttcattttaaatattatttgtgaaTTATTAACTTACACGAACTAGTAAGTACTATAACTTGTTTCATAACTTATGAAGCataatatattttgtagaattttgTTTCATGTAAACctattgtaattaaaaattagtgAAATATCGAATTAACGATCACGTAATCATAATGGGATCTTTTATTGCTATTGGAATATAGGTACTGTATCAGGAGGCCAACAACAGtcacaacaacagcagcagcagcagcagcaacagcaaacGGCAAGTCGGGAATTAAGTGCGCAATACGGACCTGGACCAAGTTTACGGCctcaaagtattaaaaattctattataatatattaaaaatgttaaataaatgattctttttattaaatgaaataaataatttattttagcggAAGGAAGTTGGATACAAGGTGGAAGTCGTACAGCCAGTGGTGCAGGAATAGCAACTACAGGTTCTGGAAGTGGGAGTTCAGGGGTCCAGGCCCCCCCTTTGAATATCACTGGATCAGGAGGACATACCGACATATCTGCTGGCGGGCGACAGAACTTGGTCCAGTCTCCCAACATGGGAATGGGCCAGGGAGGCCCTCATAATTCTTCAAACAGCCAGAATGTTGTGAGTTCTAGTTCTCATCATATTGGTCCAAATCTACATCACTACAGAGGACTTATTCCTCCATTTGTAagctttattatttatgttttatcgttgacaatattatttaatttagttcATCGAATTAACTTTTTTGAATATATCCAGATGTACAGAGGAAATTTTTCTGGTGGATTTCCTTCTCAATTTCCGGCAAATACAAGTTCTGGTGCACCTAGACCTCGATTTAATTATCCCTCAGAACGATTTCCTCCTCCGTCTGTTCGTCAACAAGAACGCGAACGTGTTCCTgaagaagaaattattacaCGACCAATTATTAAAGAAGAAGATCTTACTCGAATGGACGATATTTCTCGCGATGCTGGCTGGGCAGCACATGACGATATTGATTATAATCAAAAGCTTGCCTTCAGCGACGACGAACCTGATCCTGAACCTTCgaaaaaagatgaaagaaaagacaataaggaagaaaaaatagaggaaaattCAACAGATGACAAAGAAAAAACAAGAGATAGCCGTGATAACCGAGAAACTCACGATAATCGAGATTTGAAGGAATCCCGAGATCAAGCAACTCATCGTTCGTGGACTCAGAATACTTTATCCCGTGATTATCGTGGTTCGAACGGGTCTGGTAGTTATAGCGGTCAGTCACAACTGCATTCGGTGCATTCTTTAAGAGGTCAGAACATTTATGTGATTTAGGTGCAAATCTATAGAGTTGAATTCATTTTCATTTGTACTAGTTAAACTAAACTAACCACTTATGTACATCGTGTTATATCTCgtaaatttgtttgtttatcACTTTCGTCTTTACTTTGAAAACAGGTGTAGAAGATGACGAAGCGTGGAACGAGAGACGCAGACTGAAAGTTGTTGAAGTAGCGTCGGCTGTTGAACGCGCTCGACAacgaaaagaagaggaagaaaaacgaTATCAGGAATCAACTAGACAAGCGGCAGCTAAAAAATTGCAAGATTTAGAGCAAAAGTTGAAGGAGAAACAAGCTAATGAATCTAAAGGTTTAATAAGCGTTCCACCAGTGCCTATTCCAGTTCCCGAGTGGGAACGAGAAAGGGAAAACAGGGAACGTGAGCGATCCGAAGGAAAAGATGAAAAGTCACTGAACCGTGAATTACGTGAAACTAGAGACGGTCCAAAAGATAACAGAGATTCACGTGATCAGTTAATATCAGATTTTCGACAAGGGGATCGACAGAGTTTCACGAGACAAGATAGTATTCGTAGTGAACGTGATAGAGAACGAGACCGCGATCGTGATCAAAGGGATACGAGAGATCGTGAGCTACATGCTTCATCCTCGCGATATTATAAAACTAATTTACCACCCCGATTTCAAAAGCAACAGGCGGAAAAAATCAATGCTGGTCTTAATCGAGTTTTTCCTAATACCGAAAGATCAACTACGCAATCCGTTCCATTTTCTCAGCAATACGATCCTGGTAGATGGGTTCATAGTCACAGCTCTTTAAGTAAGTACAATTATTTTTTGGCCTCTTCGATGATAAGCTTGAACGGATGCGTATAGCAGATGGAAGAAATATAGGAAGGTCATAAGTCAGTCAAAGACGTTAATGTTTTCAATGTTTCAAAATTCTAAATAGCAATTTAAAGTtgtgaaagaaattttaaatatctattCACAAGCTACTCTAATATCCTTACGGCCGTATCAATCGGTGTCTcgttgttttatatattttaatttatgatcgGACTATATCGCTTCCACTAATTATAGATGCAcgcatatatatatctatatatatttttcccaCACGCGCGTACTTTTGcatgtatttatattacacATACAAACATACAAGTACGTTTACGTTGGACAAATATATGTCTACTCATGAATATCTGTGATAAAAAATGAGTGTTTAGTATTTTTGCTTTGGAAAATCTGAAATAATGATTTTCGTTGCTCTCcatttctgttatttttatctACATGTGAAAAATTATTACTGTTATATTCAACAAAGCTTGTATTAGTAGACAACAACTTAAAAGCATCATCATCACATGGAGCGTCACAACGCCGAAGTAGAACAGATTCAGATATTTCCATTTCGATGGATGATGATCGACCTCCATCCCGAGACTATCGTGGTTCTCTACTTCGAGACGATCGATATCGTCATTCTTCTCATCGACCGTACGATACACGCAAATCAGGTGGTTACTACGATGAGTATACTCGCAGCTGTAGAGATCATGACTATGACGAAAGACATTCTCGTGATTCCTGGGAACGTGAAAGATACTTCGATGATACTAAAGATCGAGATTCAAAGGATAGCATAGAGTCCAGAGATAACAGAGAAACTCGTGATATTCGTGATAATCGTACAACCAGGGATACCCGAGATGCCAGAGAAATTCGTGAAAGAGATAACAAGGATAAAAAGgattatgataattatataaaggtgttaaactttattattactaatagtaatagtatttttaTCTTGCCAATCTTATCAatagtatattattttaaatcttcggaatttctaatatttctttataaatcctatattattaatacaagAAATATATGTTTACATGTTCTAACTCCTTTTTTCAAACTTATGTTCATCTGTAGGATCCCTTTGATGATCGTAATCGTGAACGTGATCGCGAACGTGATCGCGAACGTGATCGTGAACGTGATCGCGACCGTGAGCGCGAACGTGAACGAGAACGAGATCGCGATCAAAGAGAAAGATCGGAAAGTACTGAATGGCGCGAAGAACGTATCATTCAAGATAGAATGATTGATAATCGTCGTGATATACAAAGAGAAGAACGTATAGAACGCAACGAACGTCCGCAAAGACCAGATTCTCGTGATAGTCGTGCTTCTCGAGAATCAAAGACATCTTTGCGAGATGATGATTCGCACAAATTGCGAGACTGCAGTTCCTGGGTAAATGAGGTTGTCGATTATGAAGAAAATAAACGAGATGTCTACCATGAAGATATCcgagaaagagaacgagaaaggGAACGACGGCAACCGCTAGGACCTGTGactaaagaaaaaattgaagcaGATGAATTGAAAAACGAAAAGCGTAATCTAACTCAATTAAAACGAGCAAGTTCCGATCAAGATAAAAAAGATCAGACGAAAGAATTATCGTCGACTATGGAAGCGAAGAAAGAAATGGATGTTTGGAATAGAAAGGTCGATCGAGTTAATGAAAACAATCGAGTAATGGAAAGAGGTGATAACTCGCCAAAAGCCTGGGCGGATGATGTTTCTCCGACgttcgaaaaagaagaagaaaaaacttCAGAACCTATTAAGAACGACAAGGATTCGGAGGATTTGAAGCAAAATTTCGAGAAGTTAAGTTTAGAAAAAAGGGAAGACACGTTGAACGAAGATGAAGCGGTGGAACAACAGGTGAAGGAAGataaacgagagaaaaatattCGGAATAGAACTAGCAGTGGCGGATCAAATTCCAGAGTGCGTGATTCTCGAGGTGGACGTCAATGGGGCAGCACCTATAGCGTGTATGCACGAGGTTGGCGTGGTCCAGAAACAAGAGGACGAAGAGGTGGACCTAGAGCTGCCACTAGACCAGCTTCTGCTAGAAGTGGTTCATATGGACATACGGATTCGGAAAATAGCGCTGATGAAGTGTCTGGCTCAACAGAGTCTggcaaagaagagaagaaatcgGCTAGATCACCAAAACCTAAtcaaaaagtagaaaaagaagaacgcAGTCGTGAAGCAATAGTGTCTGGTCGAGATGAAAAACGGGCCGACTATTCTCAATCACAACGCAGCGAAAAACGAACTTACGATAGTAAAGTAAGTCGTGAAGGTTTTGCACCTTCGGGTGAACCATCTCGCCGTGGTCGAGGAAGTAGTTTCCGAATTCGAAGTACGACTGCTACCGGCAGCCGAATGGAGGGATATGGACCTCCATCTAGTAAGAGTCCGTTTTCGTCCGAGCGCAATAttgatgaaaaacaaaattctATGCGACAGAATCCTTCAACGCCTACTCCGGAAAAGGAGGTAAATTCTTTGTTACCGTCACAGAACGAATCTGCAGACGATAAAATTATAGCAAAGCAACAGGCACTTACTGCTGGAATAACTGGAAAGCGTGCCAAATCTCCAAACCAGCAGTCTCAACAAACTCAACAATCTTGTAATAAGCAAGATACAAGTCACACGAGCAGCAATGCTCCTTCTCAAAAGGTACAAGTTACAAGAAAAGAGGAATCTCGTTCAAAAAGAACTCGCAGTGGAAGTAGAAGGGTAAGTTTTAGGTAATTTGTAAACGGtttttacattctttatattcttcctttctttcttccctcgtttcttcttttattcttaataaacatttaagtcgtttctatataatattattttaacagAATAAGCAATAATTTACATTTGAATCCATTCCATGATTATAGGGTAGAGATAATCGTGAATTGCGTTACCGTGGCAGTGGTAGTAACGTATCGAAGCAAACATCTTCGGATGTAGGAAACGAAGATTGGGAAACCACGTCCGAGAATAGCGAGGATCACGCAGAGGATCACAAAGAGTCACGTAACAGTCGTAATAAACAATTTTCTGCGCGTGCAAGCACGGGTAGTAATCAAAATGTCGTAGCGTCAAACGCGCATTCACGTAGAAATGAACAGACAGGAAACAATCGGGAACAACGAGAAAAAAATGTGAAGTCTTCCAATACAGCGTCTCGGGCGCCTGGCGCGGAGAAACGAAATCTACAGAATTCCAGTTTCGCCAATCAGAAAAATCATTCCAGCAGCATTCCGCCGTTGATACAAACGGCTCAAGTACAAAACGGAAGATCGAGAAATCAAACTTCTGGTAGCAATTCGACAACGTCGAATAAATCAATGATAAAGGATAGTACGGTGAATCGTATAGATGAAATAAAGTTAAGCGATCCTAATTTAGTTAGTCAAACTCTCAATGATATCAATAAGAGATCCCaaggaaaggagaaaaaggCTATAATCGATTGCGAAATGGAAACGAATAATTGTACGGAGGATAGTCCTAACATCGTTGAAGATAAAGTTGATTCAGATGGTTTCCAAGAGGTTCGTTCAAAGAAGAATGTAAAAGAATCTAGACACGGCCAAAAAGAAGAGACTAAACCTTTGAAACGTGAAAAGGAGAAAGATAGAGAACGCGATCGTTCTAAGTCGAAAGCAAATGGGGGTTCACAGCAAACGACTT
This DNA window, taken from Bombus terrestris chromosome 3, iyBomTerr1.2, whole genome shotgun sequence, encodes the following:
- the LOC100642991 gene encoding protein PRRC2C isoform X6, which translates into the protein MSTLSGLVSKGEKGKSKFQSLDINSLYRVSRGESLEQHQQKNTLPRKHGMQSLGKVPSARRPPANLPSLKSEHSSNDPAVSLVPSGGSGWATTKESTTTTTATTTTTVTASDTSTANSSTAQCVTGTITTSLHSLLPGQQNTSQSSYSSDVNSKSSWSAIMSRSGDGTVSGGQQQSQQQQQQQQQQQTASRELSAQYGPGPSLRPQTEGSWIQGGSRTASGAGIATTGSGSGSSGVQAPPLNITGSGGHTDISAGGRQNLVQSPNMGMGQGGPHNSSNSQNVMYRGNFSGGFPSQFPANTSSGAPRPRFNYPSERFPPPSVRQQERERVPEEEIITRPIIKEEDLTRMDDISRDAGWAAHDDIDYNQKLAFSDDEPDPEPSKKDERKDNKEEKIEENSTDDKEKTRDSRDNRETHDNRDLKESRDQATHRSWTQNTLSRDYRGSNGSGSYSGQSQLHSVHSLRGVEDDEAWNERRRLKVVEVASAVERARQRKEEEEKRYQESTRQAAAKKLQDLEQKLKEKQANESKGLISVPPVPIPVPEWERERENRERERSEGKDEKSLNRELRETRDGPKDNRDSRDQLISDFRQGDRQSFTRQDSIRSERDRERDRDRDQRDTRDRELHASSSRYYKTNLPPRFQKQQAEKINAGLNRVFPNTERSTTQSVPFSQQYDPGRWVHSHSSLIDNNLKASSSHGASQRRSRTDSDISISMDDDRPPSRDYRGSLLRDDRYRHSSHRPYDTRKSGGYYDEYTRSCRDHDYDERHSRDSWERERYFDDTKDRDSKDSIESRDNRETRDIRDNRTTRDTRDAREIRERDNKDKKDYDNYIKDPFDDRNRERDRERDRERDRERDRDRERERERERDRDQRERSESTEWREERIIQDRMIDNRRDIQREERIERNERPQRPDSRDSRASRESKTSLRDDDSHKLRDCSSWVNEVVDYEENKRDVYHEDIRERERERERRQPLGPVTKEKIEADELKNEKRNLTQLKRASSDQDKKDQTKELSSTMEAKKEMDVWNRKVDRVNENNRVMERGDNSPKAWADDVSPTFEKEEEKTSEPIKNDKDSEDLKQNFEKLSLEKREDTLNEDEAVEQQVKEDKREKNIRNRTSSGGSNSRVRDSRGGRQWGSTYSVYARGWRGPETRGRRGGPRAATRPASARSGSYGHTDSENSADEVSGSTESGKEEKKSARSPKPNQKVEKEERSREAIVSGRDEKRADYSQSQRSEKRTYDSKVSREGFAPSGEPSRRGRGSSFRIRSTTATGSRMEGYGPPSSKSPFSSERNIDEKQNSMRQNPSTPTPEKEVNSLLPSQNESADDKIIAKQQALTAGITGKRAKSPNQQSQQTQQSCNKQDTSHTSSNAPSQKVQVTRKEESRSKRTRSGSRRGRDNRELRYRGSGSNVSKQTSSDVGNEDWETTSENSEDHAEDHKESRNSRNKQFSARASTGSNQNVVASNAHSRRNEQTGNNREQREKNVKSSNTASRAPGAEKRNLQNSSFANQKNHSSSIPPLIQTAQVQNGRSRNQTSGSNSTTSNKSMIKDSTVNRIDEIKLSDPNLVSQTLNDINKRSQGKEKKAIIDCEMETNNCTEDSPNIVEDKVDSDGFQEVRSKKNVKESRHGQKEETKPLKREKEKDRERDRSKSKANGGSQQTTSLQQIQSIPPLLGQTIPQPANMVQKQYDRTLRSQKLAPRFQKQRLAKQQQQQQQQMCASEPNDATKINNSSNNFGKDSSSGGPAPPPSVNAWDKPFTTSQLQSNSPSAVPTDIQLITGLSTQSEHGHIHSHEVNEQTNSGNSSQRNSPNGEKNVGKSLKDQLIEKSSVSDVSSPPVQTLIFENTNYSKTTKAGPSDLAVKTKFPNHIKAQQQRVEKRTDLEEEGNTAATIQQQQQQQQQQSLPVAFSNKPSDLIKDKNQEPIQMPLSFNKNEDNADMKLDFTFDSDLSQLTEDKSKSLGMTRSMHMATGQNTISPSTAELNLKIASVKKVWENAPMPTVVEHEDGNVVNTANTFPQAFESTDVDDSYSPHQQYNQNNMKNEITTSTNVCKLVPPQVKPQQQSSGSSSGQSGSTVPGPSPIGAGQSPIGHPPVSLQGPLSPPPFNSTGQPSHINYQEFPQYPGSQAAQYGSMSAIPSPPAVLFNTGSGQLPAQAGGLYGAFQLDQSRSPFTQYPPYAPSLQNSFSQQNVYLQQPPPPPPHAPNAPTPDMYQSNLSQYRITAAAAPPFGQNQQLSNNPNTVLISSSSNSLMSASVKPSSQPIGAIGTKAPHFQAPSAPQPNPLTYIPYDPNQVLGVSGSYMGNSQLVQRPGPNVQASANSYYSATSADVFPGSQTGFYQPGGATQQTGTHYGLQGFGQHSQSLATGSAAPVGLQNFSSGFLSSSGLQIAAAAQQFRNPTGGLPGPANTGPTFLSKHQPQEQPRQLKSPSGNQQDVLASVFSSTPQIPSPKSRNCKQQSSSQQPQPSPTQHHKYQQYQGVSQSTLILQQNIRGMGMPPRAGIQPSQQRYPPPIQRPVVPFTPGPNPNNPTQQQQQQPNCMPSQQQQQQVQINRHRPNLHQQQQQQRNMKMQQQYYSTQGNVKMDTNEKTDSHNDKINDGSSGAQQGGAKPNVNSQDNDNKEEVNQQNE
- the LOC100642991 gene encoding protein PRRC2C isoform X4, with protein sequence MSTLSGLVSKGEKGKSKFQSLDINSLYRVSRGESLEQHQQKNTLPRKHGMQSLGKVPSARRPPANLPSLKSEHSSNDPAVSLVPSGGSGWATTKESTTTTTATTTTTVTASDTSTANSSTAQCVTGTITTSLHSLLPGQQNTSQSSYSSDVNSKSSWSAIMSRSGDGTVSGGQQQSQQQQQQQQQQQTASRELSAQYGPGPSLRPQTEGSWIQGGSRTASGAGIATTGSGSGSSGVQAPPLNITGSGGHTDISAGGRQNLVQSPNMGMGQGGPHNSSNSQNVVSSSSHHIGPNLHHYRGLIPPFMYRGNFSGGFPSQFPANTSSGAPRPRFNYPSERFPPPSVRQQERERVPEEEIITRPIIKEEDLTRMDDISRDAGWAAHDDIDYNQKLAFSDDEPDPEPSKKDERKDNKEEKIEENSTDDKEKTRDSRDNRETHDNRDLKESRDQATHRSWTQNTLSRDYRGSNGSGSYSGQSQLHSVHSLRGVEDDEAWNERRRLKVVEVASAVERARQRKEEEEKRYQESTRQAAAKKLQDLEQKLKEKQANESKGLISVPPVPIPVPEWERERENRERERSEGKDEKSLNRELRETRDGPKDNRDSRDQLISDFRQGDRQSFTRQDSIRSERDRERDRDRDQRDTRDRELHASSSRYYKTNLPPRFQKQQAEKINAGLNRVFPNTERSTTQSVPFSQQYDPGRWVHSHSSLIDNNLKASSSHGASQRRSRTDSDISISMDDDRPPSRDYRGSLLRDDRYRHSSHRPYDTRKSGGYYDEYTRSCRDHDYDERHSRDSWERERYFDDTKDRDSKDSIESRDNRETRDIRDNRTTRDTRDAREIRERDNKDKKDYDNYIKDPFDDRNRERDRERDRERDRERDRDRERERERERDRDQRERSESTEWREERIIQDRMIDNRRDIQREERIERNERPQRPDSRDSRASRESKTSLRDDDSHKLRDCSSWVNEVVDYEENKRDVYHEDIRERERERERRQPLGPVTKEKIEADELKNEKRNLTQLKRASSDQDKKDQTKELSSTMEAKKEMDVWNRKVDRVNENNRVMERGDNSPKAWADDVSPTFEKEEEKTSEPIKNDKDSEDLKQNFEKLSLEKREDTLNEDEAVEQQVKEDKREKNIRNRTSSGGSNSRVRDSRGGRQWGSTYSVYARGWRGPETRGRRGGPRAATRPASARSGSYGHTDSENSADEVSGSTESGKEEKKSARSPKPNQKVEKEERSREAIVSGRDEKRADYSQSQRSEKRTYDSKVSREGFAPSGEPSRRGRGSSFRIRSTTATGSRMEGYGPPSSKSPFSSERNIDEKQNSMRQNPSTPTPEKEVNSLLPSQNESADDKIIAKQQALTAGITGKRAKSPNQQSQQTQQSCNKQDTSHTSSNAPSQKVQVTRKEESRSKRTRSGSRRGRDNRELRYRGSGSNVSKQTSSDVGNEDWETTSENSEDHAEDHKESRNSRNKQFSARASTGSNQNVVASNAHSRRNEQTGNNREQREKNVKSSNTASRAPGAEKRNLQNSSFANQKNHSSSIPPLIQTAQVQNGRSRNQTSGSNSTTSNKSMIKDSTVNRIDEIKLSDPNLVSQTLNDINKRSQGKEKKAIIDCEMETNNCTEDSPNIVEDKVDSDGFQEVRSKKNVKESRHGQKEETKPLKREKEKDRERDRSKSKANGGSQQTTSLQQIQSIPPLLGQTIPQPANMVQKQYDRTLRSQKLAPRFQKQRLAKQQQQQQQQMCASEPNDATKINNSSNNFGKDSSSGGPAPPPSVNAWDKPFTTSQLQSNSPSAVPTDIQLITGLSTQSEHGHIHSHEVNEQTNSGNSSQRNSPNGEKNVGKSLKDQLIEKSSVSDVSSPPVQTLIFENTNYSKTTKAGPSDLAVKTKFPNHIKAQQQRVEKRTDLEEEGNTAATIQQQQQQQQQQSLPVAFSNKPSDLIKDKNQEPIQMPLSFNKNEDNADMKLDFTFDSDLSQLTEDKSKSLGMTRSMHMATGQNTISPSTAELNLKIASVKKVWENAPMPTVVEHEDGNVVNTANTFPQAFESTDVDDSYSPHQQYNQNNMKNEITTSTNVCKVKPQQQSSGSSSGQSGSTVPGPSPIGAGQSPIGHPPVSLQGPLSPPPFNSTGQPSHINYQEFPQYPGSQAAQYGSMSAIPSPPAVLFNTGSGQLPAQAGGLYGAFQLDQSRSPFTQYPPYAPSLQNSFSQQNVYLQQPPPPPPHAPNAPTPDMYQSNLSQYRITAAAAPPFGQNQQLSNNPNTVLISSSSNSLMSASVKPSSQPIGAIGTKAPHFQAPSAPQPNPLTYIPYDPNQVLGVSGSYMGNSQLVQRPGPNVQASANSYYSATSADVFPGSQTGFYQPGGATQQTGTHYGLQGFGQHSQSLATGSAAPVGLQNFSSGFLSSSGLQIAAAAQQFRNPTGGLPGPANTGPTFLSKHQPQEQPRQLKSPSGNQQDVLASVFSSTPQIPSPKSRNCKQQSSSQQPQPSPTQHHKYQQYQGVSQSTLILQQNIRGMGMPPRAGIQPSQQRYPPPIQRPVVPFTPGPNPNNPTQQQQQQPNCMPSQQQQQQVQINRHRPNLHQQQQQQRNMKMQQQYYSTQGNVKMDTNEKTDSHNDKINDGSSGAQQGGAKPNVNSQDNDNKEEVNQQNE
- the LOC100642991 gene encoding protein PRRC2C isoform X2, with the translated sequence MSTLSGLVSKGEKGKSKFQSLDINSLYRVSRGESLEQHQQKNTLPRKHGMQSLGKVPSARRPPANLPSLKSEHSSNDPAVSLVPSGGSGWATTKESTTTTTATTTTTVTASDTSTANSSTAQCVTGTITTSLHSLLPGQQNTSQSSYSSDVNSKSSWSAIMSRSGDGTVSGGQQQSQQQQQQQQQQQTASRELSAQYGPGPSLRPQTEGSWIQGGSRTASGAGIATTGSGSGSSGVQAPPLNITGSGGHTDISAGGRQNLVQSPNMGMGQGGPHNSSNSQNVVSSSSHHIGPNLHHYRGLIPPFMYRGNFSGGFPSQFPANTSSGAPRPRFNYPSERFPPPSVRQQERERVPEEEIITRPIIKEEDLTRMDDISRDAGWAAHDDIDYNQKLAFSDDEPDPEPSKKDERKDNKEEKIEENSTDDKEKTRDSRDNRETHDNRDLKESRDQATHRSWTQNTLSRDYRGSNGSGSYSGQSQLHSVHSLRGVEDDEAWNERRRLKVVEVASAVERARQRKEEEEKRYQESTRQAAAKKLQDLEQKLKEKQANESKGLISVPPVPIPVPEWERERENRERERSEGKDEKSLNRELRETRDGPKDNRDSRDQLISDFRQGDRQSFTRQDSIRSERDRERDRDRDQRDTRDRELHASSSRYYKTNLPPRFQKQQAEKINAGLNRVFPNTERSTTQSVPFSQQYDPGRWVHSHSSLNNNLKASSSHGASQRRSRTDSDISISMDDDRPPSRDYRGSLLRDDRYRHSSHRPYDTRKSGGYYDEYTRSCRDHDYDERHSRDSWERERYFDDTKDRDSKDSIESRDNRETRDIRDNRTTRDTRDAREIRERDNKDKKDYDNYIKDPFDDRNRERDRERDRERDRERDRDRERERERERDRDQRERSESTEWREERIIQDRMIDNRRDIQREERIERNERPQRPDSRDSRASRESKTSLRDDDSHKLRDCSSWVNEVVDYEENKRDVYHEDIRERERERERRQPLGPVTKEKIEADELKNEKRNLTQLKRASSDQDKKDQTKELSSTMEAKKEMDVWNRKVDRVNENNRVMERGDNSPKAWADDVSPTFEKEEEKTSEPIKNDKDSEDLKQNFEKLSLEKREDTLNEDEAVEQQVKEDKREKNIRNRTSSGGSNSRVRDSRGGRQWGSTYSVYARGWRGPETRGRRGGPRAATRPASARSGSYGHTDSENSADEVSGSTESGKEEKKSARSPKPNQKVEKEERSREAIVSGRDEKRADYSQSQRSEKRTYDSKVSREGFAPSGEPSRRGRGSSFRIRSTTATGSRMEGYGPPSSKSPFSSERNIDEKQNSMRQNPSTPTPEKEVNSLLPSQNESADDKIIAKQQALTAGITGKRAKSPNQQSQQTQQSCNKQDTSHTSSNAPSQKVQVTRKEESRSKRTRSGSRRGRDNRELRYRGSGSNVSKQTSSDVGNEDWETTSENSEDHAEDHKESRNSRNKQFSARASTGSNQNVVASNAHSRRNEQTGNNREQREKNVKSSNTASRAPGAEKRNLQNSSFANQKNHSSSIPPLIQTAQVQNGRSRNQTSGSNSTTSNKSMIKDSTVNRIDEIKLSDPNLVSQTLNDINKRSQGKEKKAIIDCEMETNNCTEDSPNIVEDKVDSDGFQEVRSKKNVKESRHGQKEETKPLKREKEKDRERDRSKSKANGGSQQTTSLQQIQSIPPLLGQTIPQPANMVQKQYDRTLRSQKLAPRFQKQRLAKQQQQQQQQMCASEPNDATKINNSSNNFGKDSSSGGPAPPPSVNAWDKPFTTSQLQSNSPSAVPTDIQLITGLSTQSEHGHIHSHEVNEQTNSGNSSQRNSPNGEKNVGKSLKDQLIEKSSVSDVSSPPVQTLIFENTNYSKTTKAGPSDLAVKTKFPNHIKAQQQRVEKRTDLEEEGNTAATIQQQQQQQQQQSLPVAFSNKPSDLIKDKNQEPIQMPLSFNKNEDNADMKLDFTFDSDLSQLTEDKSKSLGMTRSMHMATGQNTISPSTAELNLKIASVKKVWENAPMPTVVEHEDGNVVNTANTFPQAFESTDVDDSYSPHQQYNQNNMKNEITTSTNVCKLVPPQVKPQQQSSGSSSGQSGSTVPGPSPIGAGQSPIGHPPVSLQGPLSPPPFNSTGQPSHINYQEFPQYPGSQAAQYGSMSAIPSPPAVLFNTGSGQLPAQAGGLYGAFQLDQSRSPFTQYPPYAPSLQNSFSQQNVYLQQPPPPPPHAPNAPTPDMYQSNLSQYRITAAAAPPFGQNQQLSNNPNTVLISSSSNSLMSASVKPSSQPIGAIGTKAPHFQAPSAPQPNPLTYIPYDPNQVLGVSGSYMGNSQLVQRPGPNVQASANSYYSATSADVFPGSQTGFYQPGGATQQTGTHYGLQGFGQHSQSLATGSAAPVGLQNFSSGFLSSSGLQIAAAAQQFRNPTGGLPGPANTGPTFLSKHQPQEQPRQLKSPSGNQQDVLASVFSSTPQIPSPKSRNCKQQSSSQQPQPSPTQHHKYQQYQGVSQSTLILQQNIRGMGMPPRAGIQPSQQRYPPPIQRPVVPFTPGPNPNNPTQQQQQQPNCMPSQQQQQQVQINRHRPNLHQQQQQQRNMKMQQQYYSTQGNVKMDTNEKTDSHNDKINDGSSGAQQGGAKPNVNSQDNDNKEEVNQQNE